Part of the Ammospiza caudacuta isolate bAmmCau1 chromosome 3, bAmmCau1.pri, whole genome shotgun sequence genome, CAATGAACACTGATAAGCTGCTGGAAAGTCCATGGAGGGGCTGTGATTGTCCCAGTGAGgtgagcactgccagcaggcTCTGCTTTTGCTGCAGTGTTGTCTCCAGGTGAAAGGGATGCATATCTACAGAGGCTGAAGGGCTCTGAGGAAAGAGATGTGGGAGTGAAATGACTGGAGCTTTGTTCTTCCTCTGCCCCCTTTAACCACTCAGCACAGAGAAGCCAAGGGAAAAATGCTGCTCTCTTCCCTGGAAGGAGCCTTGGGTCAGACACCCTTTATTCCACCCAAGGTAATTTCATTGAGGTGTGGGGTTGGGTTGTCTTTGTCTTCCTGTCTTCAAAGGGGACCTGACACAATGGGgtcctgagcctgctgctgcagagataACACCATGTTTGTGCTCCACTGCAGCTAGGAGATAACTTCCAGGGAAACAGCAGGGCTTTATCATGCAGGTATGTAATTTTATGCTCTATAATCACATTCATTGGCAataagaaaaaggagagaaagctTCTCCTCAGTGAACAGCTTTAGGAAGTAGATAGATGGTTTATTAAGCTCTTTAAATTTTGGCATTGAGTTTATCTGGCTTAGATGACCTTTATGGTATCTGAAAGTTCTTAGCATTGAAGCTGTAACAAGACTTCTCAGATTTGGAGAAACGTGCCTATAAGGGAAAAGCAATTTCAATTTAGTTTCTTACAGATAGCAATCTGTCTATTTCTATATGAATCAGAGGAATGATCTTTCTGTCACTCTGGTTCTTCATGAACCTGGCTGATCTATCAGCCTGACATTCTTATCTGAAAAGGGAGTAAATGCTAAAAGGTAGTATTAATAGTGTCCTGAGTTGTGTCAGTCTTCTCCTTAGGGCAAAGCTGTCCCTATTCCAAACTGGTATGAAATGTAATGTTTTGAGGAAGCTACTACAGTAGCTCTAGTACTCAATATCAAAACACATGTGTAGAAAGCTGAAGTATCCCTTAAACATGGATGACAAATAGGAAGCATGATCTACTAATTTATTTTCACAGGCCTCATGCACGAGgtcagagctcagctgctgcaggaccaCGAGATCCCTCGTGAGCTGGAGAGAGCTCATCCTTGTTTTCATGAGCCCCGATCCTGCTGACAACTCTCTTTTGAGTGGTTTCCTCACTAGTAGTAGCCAGCTGTCCAAAGGCAAGCTGGAGGGTGGGCACACCCAGATGCCACACGGGATCGAGGGCAAAATTGTGCTTTAATTCCAAGACAAACACTGACCACGGTAGCTGGCTGCACTGAGAACTGACAGTGTGCAGCTGGCAGCTATTGCCTGGCATGTGCAGCCTTTACACTCCAAAGTTTAAAACATGAAGGTGAATGGCAAACTTGAGGCTTTGGTAGTGAAAACATTTTCCCCGTGGCTGAGTGGCTGTTTAGATTTTTCCTGAGTTTGGTTGTTTGGCTGCgggttttgtatttttactCAGATGGTGAGTGACACACTGGAGGTGTAATTGTTGTTCCTCTGGTGCTGCTAGAGCACCATCTCCTGTCTCTTCCTGGGATGGCTCCAACAGGGAAAAAGCTCTGTCTTAAGCCATACCGGTATCTTTTTTGCCTCCACATGCAGAGCAGATTTTGGGAAGAAACTGTAGTGAGTGAAGACAAGAGGGTCTCCTATTGCTGCTAAACACTTGATGCTTTGAAAGAGGGTACAGACACCTCAAACAGAGCTGTCCTCTGCCACACACAGACCACCTTTCCCTCCGCTTGCTCTGCTTGGCTCGGACTTTCTGTCATTTCACCTGTGAGAAATGCATGGCTGGACCCTCCTCAGACACACTTGAGCCCAGCTTAGCttgcagcctggaggagactcaAAGCTCCAGAGGTGGTGTGCAAGTTCTCGTTGAAAATATTCACTTCCACCGTGAGAAACTTGGTCATTGGACTTTGCTCACTTGCTCACTCTTCAAGAGGTCTTCTGGGGAATGGGGAGGACAGGAACCAGAGCTCAAAGCTCTCTTCTCTTTCAGCTGTTAAACACAAACCAAGTTTAGGCTTGTATAGGCAGCCTGTGGTGTTCTCCTTTCTCCCACTTTTTGAGCAAGCTTGTGCTTCTTTCAGGAAATGCTTTTGGGAAAGCTTTTATTTGGGTTATTTGTTCCACAGACACAGAGCTTTAAGGCTGTGCTCCTCttccaaaataatttggttCAACCCAGCAGACAGGTAAACACCACACAGATGTTCCCTAACTTCCTCCCCAGTGGGATGGGAGAGacaattgtaaaaaaaaagtaaagcttGTAGGTTCAGATGAACACTGTTTAACAGggcagaaaaggaagggaaaataatGGAAAGGGATTATATAAATCATGTGATGAACAATACAGTTGCTCCTCCTCCTGATCATTGCCCAAGGAGTGCCAGAGCAGTGGGCTGCAAACCAGCAGCCAACTCTCCCCTGTTTTATTGTTCAGCATATGATAAGGAATAAGGAATATCCCTTGAGCCACTGGGGATCAGTTGTCCTGCCTTTGTCCCCTTTCAAATTAttgtgcagctccagcttcctGGCTGGCAGGAAGAACCTGAAAAATCCTTGACTTAGTATAAGAATTGCTCAGCAAGAACTAAATTATCAGGGTGTTATTAACATCTTCCTAATCCTAAATCAAAAAATGCAGCACTAAACCAGCTCCGAGGGAggaaaattaattctaaaaGTTGAAAGCAGGACACAAACTCAAAATAGTTGCTCAACATTTTAGTGAATCTAATGTTTGCAGGGGGTGCACTGTGGCCTTGAAGCCCTGGGTCCTGGTAAGACTCTTTGCTGTTGAGATGTGGCAGTGGGAGGAAGCTGTAAACAAACAGACAACTTCAGAAAAGTAAATTTTCTTTGCCTCCTACTTGGagagccactcctgggctgAGAATGTTCATCCTACACCTGACAATGTTAGCAATACTAGTAGTTTGAATTTTACACACTTTAGCATACACACATCAGTAGTATGCTACTATTAGTATGAACTAATGTTCACCTCAGACagcatttcattttgctttgttttggacCTGGAACTGTACTCTGCACATTCCAAACACAGATTTCTGTTccatttaaaagaaagaaaacaggaaatcacttgtttttaaaattttaaaagtctaataggaataaaatggttataaaaattgtaatacaattagagtaatagtaatttggacaatttgaattaggacaatatgagacaatagaaataAAGAATTATGGACAGTCcgggtacctctttctgggcaaaataagcccgaaaaaggacccaccttaacagaggattaacccttaaaagcaacagcctgttacatattcatacacctcatccatgatgcataaattccattcaaacacaggattctgtctggtcatcctCAACTTCTTCCTCATAATCCTAATGGCGTCTTCAAGCCGTTagaattataattttttctgataagagagcaataaattctctttctctgaaagatttaggtgtcctgtggctgctatctcgctgtgagtccttttctgaaaaagcatcttacatagcatcgtttctattttaacattttattatAACCTAAAACTGTATTTAGCACACTACTTAGGAAAAATAATACAGCgtaactttctaacacaacacatataatattcatttcaatatttgcgaaaagccaatcataaaatacgcatttttcacaccaggaagctctgtgctcccgGCTGCACACGACAGCGCGCTCCCAAGCAGCCGAGCCCCGTGAGGGCAGAGCGGCTTCCCTCATGCCGTGCCAGGGGAGCAACGCGGCACCGCATCCCACACTTGGGAGGGTCACCCCGTCCACCGCCATTCCAAGGCGGAACCTGCCGCCTTTAGCCAAGATGAGCTccctgccgccgccgccacgCTAAGTTTGGTAGGGGCACGCCTCTCCCTTCCTTGTGAAGGGCGGCGCGGCGTGCCCTCAGCTAAGATGGCGGCGGAGCCTCAGCGGGCGTGCCGCCGCCATGTTGGCGGCGGGCAGCGCGTACCGCTGAGCTGGCCTTGCCGGGCGCGCGGGGCGTGCCGGGAGGGAGCGGCGCGAGCGGCGCGGGCAGGTGGGAGCGGCGGGGCTCCGAggggatgggaacgggaacgggaacgggaatgggaatgggaatgggaatgggggggtCTGTGCCCCCTGAGCGACACTGGCGGTGTCAGGCGGTCAGTGTCGGCCCCTGTGAGGGGGAAGGGGTCGTCCTTTGTGAGGGGAGCCAGTGGTGTCCCCTGCGGGCGGGTGTGGAGGGGGCGGTCAGCGGTGTCCCCTGAAGGGATGTGGAGCGTGGTCAGCGGTGTCCCCTGAAGGGATGTGGAGCGTGGTCAGCGGTGTCCCCTGGCCCGGTGCTTTCATGGGGTCAGCAGtgtcccacagagcagggctagGGTCGGGCATGCCCTCTGTGGAGGGTCCCCTATGGCCGTGCCGGGGATCAGTGGTCTGGCGGATGGAAGTGGCACCTATGGCTCTACTGGGGTCTGTGGTGTCCCCCATAGCCATGCCAAGCACACCAGCTGGGCCATTACACCTGTCCTGACCCCAAACTAGGGCCACAACTCATGTCAAACCCAGCATGGCagtcagggctctgcctggggcagggaagtgatgctgggctgcagctggagaaacATGGAGTAAATTCgccctgtggctgtgctgcatgCCTGAGATGTCAAATGTgtgtgttgctgttctggtgtGCGGGGTCTTTTACAGGCAGACTCAGCTCTGACTTTCACCTTGACAGACCTGTTTGTGTTGAACCCTTCTGTTTGTCCATCGAATGAGGGGATGGAAACATGGGGCAATTCTGCCTAAGCTTGATTTACATCCTTAATAGCGTAGAGGAAAATGTCAGTGAATTTGGAGTTCTGTAGGAAAATATTACACCAAAACTTGCCCTCCTCTGAGGGGACACGTTGCTTCTCATTTTTCATGTGTGTGGCCCTCCTGAATATCCCACCTGCAGTGAGGACCAGGAGTAAAGTAATCCTGGAGCATCTGCAGCTGTAGGTGAACCTCTGTTTCCTTGTCTGAAGCAGgttgtggagctgctgcttttggctCTCTGAGTTGCTGCTAGTGCTGTGTGGTGTTTTTGTGGTCTGGATTTGACAAGAAAGTTTTTTGGTAAGCTTGTCCTTGCCTTTCTCAGAGAAGTCAAAAGTAGTGATGGCCTGGAAGCTCTTGTTTGTGCCTTATTTTGAAGAGTTTAGTAAGACAACACAGGGAATGACTCTCTGTTGTGCTGGGGATATTCCTCCTTGATGTTTTCTGAAGTCTTCTGGACTCTCAGTTCCTTCCTTCCAGTGGGACAATGATGCCATGCACAGTGGGTGTTTTTTGATATTTCGTCATGTTCTTGCTTCTCTTTGTAAGCAGGTCAGGCTGGCAGCTTGGTGACATTTGTGACTGGTTTGGTGTCAGACTtggcctccttttctccctgcagCATTTCAGCTGAAGGCTCCAGGATGTGTTGCAAATCTGGCCTGTTTTCCTTTACTGACCCAGTCAGGCAGGATTGCCTTGAGGCTGATTTTGAGATGTTAAAAGTGaatcataagaaaaaaaaaacaacctcttGCATTCTGCCTTTGAGTGTCAGCTTTCCTTGTTTCTTTGTTGGATTTGCTGGTGGTTTAATTGGCTGTAACGTTGATGAGAGCCCTGGACAGAAGAGATTAACGGAGTCACGTGGTTTATTTGATAATGGGATTAATGCATTGTGCTGTGTTGGCTTTGTCCTGCAGTGCCTTGTGCCCTCACCTGTAGCTGATGTGCTGAACTCCtttgcaggctctgctgcctgaatgtgcatttttctgtccttcagGAGCTTCTGGGGGCCATGGCGACGTACCTGGAGTTCATCCAGCAGAACGAGGAGCGCGACGGGGTGCGCTTCAGCTGGAACGTGTGGCCCTCCAGCAGGCTGGAGGCCACCAGGATGGTTGTGCCCCTGGCCTGTCTGCTGACCCCGCTGAAGGAGCGCCTGGACCTGCCCCCCGTGCAGTATGAGccagtgctctgcagcaggcCCACCTGCAAAGCTGTGCTCAACCCTCTCTGGTAGGAGATGCTCGGATAGGGATGTTGGAAGGGGACCTGATTTTCATCTGAGCTTCGCTGCTTTCTTATTGCCCTTTgtctctgccctgtgcctggcagcCTCTTTGATTTAGATGTGGTGGGCTTGCTAAAATCCATACATCAACATGCCTGTTACTAGAgctgacaggagcagagggcacaggagGATCTTTGGGGAGGCTGTTAAGGCAGAGAGTCCTGTCAGCATCCCAGATAATTTAATGGTAAATGAGGAAACTCATAACAGACAAAGATGCCCATTATACTGGTATACTCAAATCTAATGATTTGAGTGCTCTGGACTCTGATGTTCACTTGTTTTCCTGCTTCCTACACATCCTGCTGCTTGTAGGTCAGCTTCAGTATGAGCATAATGAAGTAATTTTAGAGGAATATCTCGGTGCCAAGATCATGTGATGATCACCATGCTCAGAACGTGGTGTTGGGCTGAGAAAAAGCAGGGAATGCCAGTAAGAGGAAGTGAAATGAGATCAAAGCCATGGAAGGAGAACGTGGCATCCTGCTCTAGCAGGATGTTGTACTGGGCTGAGGAGAGTAAACTCTGTGGGCCAGGGAACAGCCTGTTTGTTCTGTGTTTGCACAAGATCTAGGTggatggctcctgctgctctgaggctgAAGCACTTGTGTGCTACAGCTGCACAAACAATAGGACGTGAGATGAGCCTAAGTGCAGTGAAAGAATGATTAGACCCAAGTCTGTGTCTGCCAAGGGCTGAGCTTCAGAGAGCTGGCAGTGGCCCCTCATGCTGACAAGCCTGGAAATGGCAAGGCTGGATTATCTAATGAACTTCCTAGTAATAGAACAAGAGTCTAGTCCCTGAAACACTTGCTGTTCAAGCTGGAGTGTCTGTTTCTTCCTCAGTGCTGTGAACCAGCATGGATTAATGAATTAATTGCTGTAAAATTGTTCCTGAAGTGACACCAATGCCTCATTTTTCCCTTGCAGCCAAGTTGACTATCGGGCCAAGCTTTGGGCTTGTAACTTCTGTTTTCAGAGAAACCAGGTGAGTTGGAAAGAGCACTTCCACCTTTTCAGTGAGCACTTTATTGATGGCCTTCCCTGGACATGAAACATAAATTCTGCTTCTCTAAATCCCTTCTCTTGGCCTGCTTCTCTTGCTGAACCCCCAGGCTAGTGTACAGTCTGACATACTGTCAGTGGTTTTACTGGCatgcagagcacagcaaggagataaaaatgcatttttgttccATGTATCTCAGTGTGTTTTTTGCATCTGATATTTAATATTCCTGCAGATTATGGAATTCATTAGATTTGAGTAGACTTTTGCCATCAGAAACTATGGCTAAAAGAATTTCAGCTACTACATTGTTGCTGTTGTAGCCTTACCTTTTATTTACACTGGATTGAGTCCATCCTGCTGGCCACTTGTCTGTGCTTAGGAAAAGAACTGTGGATTTCTTGTAATGAATTAATCAGATTGGTGCAGTGGCAGtaaataaaaagttaaataaccacatcagcagcagggcaggctctgtgctgcaggagagagCCCTACATTTTTGCCCTGCAGCTTACTTGTCCtaattttttgttctctttttcagTTCCCCCCAGCCTATGCTGGCATTTCTGAAGTCAATCAGCCAGCAGAGCTTATGCCTCAGTTTTCAACAATTGAATACATAGTGCAGGTAAATGAACCACAGGCAAGTCTGGAGCTCCCAGAATTGTCTTATTTGTGACAAATTATATATGTGTAAAATACTCTTAGGATAATGCAAATAAATACCATGTCTGCAAGGTGCTTAAGAAGGGGCTCATTTTATTCCTTGGCTGGAGGCTTTACAAAATGTCATTTCTTCCCACATCAGCGAGGTCCGCAGACGCCGCTGATCTTCCTGTATGTTGTGGACACGTgcttggaggaggaggatttgCAGGCCCTGAAGGAGTCCCTGCAGATgtccctgagcctgctgcccccTGATGCTCTGGTGGGGCTCATCACTTTTGGCAGGATGGTCCAGGTTCACGAGCTGAGCTGTGAAGGGATTTCCAAGAGCTACGTGTTCCGGGGCACCAAGGACTTGACAGCCAAGCAAATCCAGGTGTGCTCTGCCATCCCTCAGGCCAGGGGCTTGTAcctctcagctctcttgggCTCTCTGGGAGAAAGGAGGGCTTGGTGCTCTCAGCTGTGAGCCTGTTGCGCTCCCAGTATCTGTCCTTTTTGCCTTTGTAAGTGTCTTAGAAGCTTGTTCAGAATTGAGTTTGTGTATCTCACATAATGGACCCATGATCCATTCCTAATGGCAGTGCAAAGATGAATAATTTTACAGATTTAAGTATATTTAATGCTGCAGTATTGCAGGCCTCAGggtatattaaataataatacaaGTGATATGTTTAGTGTTTGAATAGTTCATCTCTGCTTCCTCTTTACTGTTCTTAGGATATGCTTGGGCTTTCGAGGCCAGCTGTCCCCATGCAGCAGGGAAGACCTCTTCAAACTCCAGAGCAGCCTGTTATTTCCAGCAGGTAAGCTTCACAACACACAGCAGGGCAGATGCTTTATGCCCCTTTATATCTGTAGGTCCTGCTTCTAAGCCTGGGTTTCCCAGGAGGGGAAAGAAGATTTAAATGGTTTTGTCATGTCACAGTTATTTACCTCCATTGAAcacagttttctctttttcactggTAGCTCTCATGCCTTTCAGCAAACTCACCTTTGAACTTCTTTCCTGTTCTTTATGTGATTTTGCCTCCTTGTCAGTTCTTGATGTCTTGCTTTGatcaaattttttattttgcacgGGTTTGTTATCTCGGAAAGTTTGCATGTAAGAAAACAACTTGCTTCATGTCTCTTTATTTCTGATTATTGTCTCAGTGCTATTTATGTGTCTGGCAAACAACAGAGgcagtttttttcttctgcagactTAGAAGCAGGAAAACactgtatttatatttttgcagGTTCCTACAGCCTGTGCATAAGATTGACATGAATTTAACAGATCTGcttggagagctgcagagggacccATGGCCAGTGACCCAGGGAAAGAGACCCCTGCGTTCTACTGGAGTGGCTCTTTCCATTGCAGTTGGCTTGTTGGAGGTACTTCTAATCTGCTGTTTGAGATGAGCAGGCCAAAGTAAGCACATGAGTGCAGCTGGGTTACAGTggggtgcagagctgcagtttgtCTCTGGTGATAtttgagctgtgccagcaccagctAATGCAGAGTGAGCTGGAAGGTTCCATCTAAATGGTAAAATTTGCAGATATTTAAAGGTTTCTGATTCTTATGTGTGTTGCCACACAAGGGGTGATACTAAGCACGGGATTTATCTAAGTATTATCTAAGATATAAGTAAAGAGAACAGAAACTGCCTGTTTCCTGTTTTGAAGGCATGAAGCTTGATATGGTTTGAGTTTAAACTTTATCTGAGTGCTGTGCCTGTCAGGAAGTACATCACTGTTTATTGAGGTGGCCTCTAGCAGGGACAGGTCCCCACTGACCTTGCAGGAGCACATGCACACCCTTCTCTAAAGAAAGCATTGTTGCTATTTAATcagtttcccttttttccccccctcctccccctctctgatataaatatttgcttttattttaggGCACATTTCCAAACACAGGGGCCAGAATAATGCTGTTCACAGGTGGGCCACCAACACAGGGGCCAGGCATGGTGGTGGGAGATGAACTGAAAACCCCCATCCGTTCCTGGCATGACATAGAGAAGGACAATGCAAGGTTCATGAAGAAGGCCACCAAAGTAGGTCCTAGGGCTTGATGGGTGTGTTTAAAAGCTGAAACTGAGTGTTGGGTCAGAACATTATGTGGGTTGCATGGTTGTCCTTGAAATAATCTGAGTCTTTGCATACACTAAATTATGAGGATGGTTAAGGGAAGGGTAAAAAAACTTCCTCCTAGTTAGTTCTCCATCATGGTCTTGTGCCTTCTCACAGAAGAAAGTATTTCAGTGTTGTTTCTTAGCTGGTGGTGGGTGGAGAGTTTGTTCATCCCCATCGTTGTGTCTCCTCCTGGAGAGGAACAAATCTCCCTATAACTGGTTATTTCCAGAAAGCCTCCTTTGTCTTCTTtcattaaaatagaaaaaatgtcAGATGTGAAATGTGCCTGACAGCTTAGAGAAAGCAGGATGACACCTGTTCTCTTAACTATCTTTGGGTTCCCAGCAAGTCATCACAGACTAGATGATCCCTTGTCATTTATGCACTGTTTATATTTGAGACAATAAACTCATCCAAATGCATCCCTCATCCTGGAAGGGAGCAGTGTGCTGCAGCCAACATCTCTTTAGCTACCACAGCCCTGGTGGTTGCCCCATGTGTCCCTTGTGCTGGCCTGAGGTGGGGACAGCAGAAGTTGCCCTTTGCAGCCTCCTAACCCCGGTGTGTGTTCCCAGCACTACGAGACTCTGGCCCACCGCTCTGCGGCCAACGGGCACTGCATCGACATCTACGCCTGTGCCCTGGACCagacagggctgctggagatgaAGTGCTGTGCAAACCTCACTGGGTATGttcacagcagggcagcacccagctggcacctgctttttgggggttttctggAGGGGGAGAATACTTCAGGAAGCAATTAGgtgtgctggcagggcagaaGGGTTTTTATCGTTCTGTTCTAAACTGTGGTTTGAATTTGCCAGGAATTATATGGCAAGCCTCACCTGATCCCAGTCCACATTTCTGGAGTCTCAAAGCAGCATGTGAATTAGCACTGCTGTTAGAAAACTCACTGGTGGGTAGAAGCTTTCCTTGTGTGGGCCAGATTTTCTCTGCTTAACAGCTCGCTTATGCTTTCTCCAGAGATTCTTGACTTCCCTGGGCCCAGTTTTAAGTGACACGTCTTAAGGGATAAATGTCTCTGTCCCATACTGCTAGAAATGATTTCTGTGAGGAAGGCTGTGTGCTAACCCAGGCCTTTTGGGGACTTGGCATGTCTTACTGCAAGTGCAAGGTGTTTGCAAATAACCCCTCAGTGCTCAGCAAGGAGAAGAGAGACTGTTTGACCCTGTGGATGTGTTACTGAGCTGCATCTGGTCAGGCCTGGGTTTGCCAGGGCACTTAGGGGAGGCCCAGCACCTTCCTGCAGCCACCCCTGGTGTGGTGTGggtggctccagccctgctcagggaaAGCAGCCTGAGCAAAAGCTTTCCAGAGTTGAAACACAAACGTTTTGAAGGAAGCAATGGCAAGAAATAGAGTTGagagaagaaactgagaaatgTGGAGCACTAACCCGTGTGGCTTTGTAGGAGGCGCCCATGAATCTGCACTCCCTGGTATGAATCCTGCCTATGCAAAGGCATGCTCTAAAGCAGTAACTGCATGTGTTTGCATGTGTCAGAGGTTCAGGGATGTATCCTTGGTGCTTCTAGATCCCAACTGCTTCAGTTcccttgttttttctttcccagaggACACATGGTGATGGGAGACTCCTTCAACACTTCTCTCTTCAAGCAGACCTTCCAGAGGGTATTTAGCAAGGGCTACAATGGGGAATTTCGGATGGCTTTTGGTGCAAATCTGGATGTGAAGGTGAGAGATGAGTTTGATTGCAGTTTCTGGGATGTTTGGGATGTAGGAATGTCTACATGTTTGAGGTCAGATGTAGTGCTTCTTTGGGAGAAGATATTTATTTGGAAGCTTAgtaattttgttgttgttgtgtggggttttttgttttgtttgtttgatttggttttgttttatttaaagcagCCTCTCCTCACTCAACAAGGAACATTTCATACAGTTTCATCCCTATAAATATGTCTTCATTATTAAAATGTGGTTCTGCAGATTCACTAATTGTAGCAGTGGGTGGTCTGGGAAAATACCATCTCATTAAAGCTGAGCAACTCATTTAGACTGTGTGTATTCTATTTGATTGACTTCATGAAAAAACcgaacttttttattttttacttttttcaagACCTCCAGGGAGCTGAAAATTGCAGGAGCCATTGGACCATGCATATCCCTGAATGCTAAAGGGCCATGTGTGTCTGAAAATGTAAGTTTCTGACACGGAAAAATCTTTAATAAGAAGTAAATATACAATGCAGAGTTTCTGTCTAGACCTACAGTTGAACCAGAATGTCACAGTTTTCCAGGAAACATCCCTAGGAAATTACAGCCTTTCTTTGACCAAATTCTTGATTCCTGAGgcttttttttaactgtatGGCCTTCAGTAACTTTATTCACACCCAAAAGATAAGCACTCTAGAAGGCCTGCCATTACTTACAACTCTGATCAGAATTTAACATAAACTTGCCTTTCCTGCTGCTAGATGaaaattgctgctttctttttgaTTCTGCGCAGGAAATTGGAATTGGAGGGACATCTCAATGGAAAATCTGTAGTCTGGATCCCAGTACAACTCTGGCCATTTACTTTGAAGTGGTAAATCAGGTAAgtcctggctttt contains:
- the SEC23B gene encoding protein transport protein Sec23B, translating into MATYLEFIQQNEERDGVRFSWNVWPSSRLEATRMVVPLACLLTPLKERLDLPPVQYEPVLCSRPTCKAVLNPLCQVDYRAKLWACNFCFQRNQFPPAYAGISEVNQPAELMPQFSTIEYIVQRGPQTPLIFLYVVDTCLEEEDLQALKESLQMSLSLLPPDALVGLITFGRMVQVHELSCEGISKSYVFRGTKDLTAKQIQDMLGLSRPAVPMQQGRPLQTPEQPVISSRFLQPVHKIDMNLTDLLGELQRDPWPVTQGKRPLRSTGVALSIAVGLLEGTFPNTGARIMLFTGGPPTQGPGMVVGDELKTPIRSWHDIEKDNARFMKKATKHYETLAHRSAANGHCIDIYACALDQTGLLEMKCCANLTGGHMVMGDSFNTSLFKQTFQRVFSKGYNGEFRMAFGANLDVKTSRELKIAGAIGPCISLNAKGPCVSENEIGIGGTSQWKICSLDPSTTLAIYFEVVNQHNAPIPQGGRGAVQFVTHYQHSSTQKRIRVTTIARNWADAQTQLQHIEAAFDQEAAAVLMARLGVYRAESEEGPDVLRWLDRQLIRLCQKFGQYNKDDPNSFRLSESFSLYPQFIFHLRRSPFLQVFNNSPDESSYYRHHFARQDLTQSLIMIQPILYAYSFHGPPEPVLLDSSSILPDRILLMDTFFQIVIYLGETIAQWQKAGYQDMPEYENFKHLLQAPLDDAQEILQTRFPMPRYIHTEHGGSQARFLLSKVNPSQTHNNLYAWGQESGAPILTDDVSLQVFMDHLKKLAVSSAS